From the Sphingomonas phyllosphaerae 5.2 genome, one window contains:
- a CDS encoding GH92 family glycosyl hydrolase, whose protein sequence is MIATPGLTLAQETPVAAIDLVNPLMGTDSSYELSYGNTYPAIAVPFGMNAWTPVTGKMGDGWGYTYSAHKINGIKQTHQPSPWMNDYAAFALLPMTGALKVKEADRASWFSHKAEVSTAYGYKVYLADYDVTAEVAPTERAAHFRFTFPKSDQAHVLLDGYAGGSMVSVDARRRRITGYVRNNHGGVPGNFRNWFVAEFDRDFTVSRTFDGAGAVTTGTRAEGDHVGAVVSFRTRAGEQVGVRVASSFISAEQAQRNLDREIGRDGFAQTQAKAKAAWTRELDRIAVDDPDIDNRRTFYSALWRMLQFPRQFHEVDAKGQTVHYSPYDGKVHAGPLYTDNGFWDTWRAVFPFFALMYPERDGEIMQGLVNTYKESGWLPEWASPGHRSVMIGSNSANLIADAYLNGVRGFDVNTLYEAMVKNATTSQGRPRDAKGKVVSAVGREGVELYNQLGYVPYDVGINENAARTLEYATADFSLSRLAAALGKPDDARKYAAQAQNYRKLFDAQSGWMRGRNRDGSWSTPFSPYKWGDAFTEGNSIHYSWSVMQDVQGLIDLMGGREKFVARLDSVFSTPPVFDDSYYGQVIHEIREMQIVDMGQYAHGNQPIQHMIYLYDWAGAPWKAQFHAREVMRKLYSSAPDGYPGDEDNGQTSAWYVFSALGFYPVTPTVGQYAIGSPLFRTVRVTMPGGKVLTIDAENNGRDNVYIQSATLNGVPHDKPWLSREALQAGGSLRFVMGPTPNKAWGARPADAPFSMGKPK, encoded by the coding sequence ATGATCGCGACCCCGGGGCTGACCCTGGCGCAGGAGACGCCGGTTGCGGCGATCGACCTGGTCAACCCGCTGATGGGCACCGATTCCAGCTACGAGCTGTCCTATGGCAACACCTATCCGGCGATCGCGGTGCCGTTCGGCATGAACGCCTGGACGCCGGTGACCGGCAAGATGGGTGACGGCTGGGGCTACACGTACAGCGCGCACAAGATCAACGGCATCAAGCAGACGCACCAGCCCAGCCCGTGGATGAACGATTACGCCGCCTTCGCGCTGTTGCCGATGACCGGCGCGCTGAAGGTGAAGGAAGCGGACCGCGCGTCGTGGTTCAGCCACAAGGCGGAGGTCAGCACCGCTTACGGCTACAAGGTCTATCTCGCCGATTACGACGTGACCGCCGAGGTGGCGCCGACCGAACGCGCGGCGCATTTCCGCTTCACTTTCCCCAAGAGCGATCAGGCGCACGTGCTGCTCGACGGATACGCCGGAGGGTCGATGGTGTCGGTGGACGCCAGGCGCCGGCGGATCACCGGCTATGTCCGCAACAATCACGGCGGGGTGCCGGGCAATTTCCGCAACTGGTTCGTCGCCGAGTTCGACCGCGACTTCACGGTGTCGCGCACCTTCGACGGCGCGGGCGCGGTGACGACGGGGACGCGCGCCGAGGGTGACCATGTCGGTGCGGTGGTGTCGTTCCGGACCCGCGCGGGGGAGCAGGTGGGCGTGCGAGTCGCGTCGTCGTTCATCAGCGCGGAGCAGGCACAACGCAATCTCGACCGCGAGATCGGGCGTGACGGCTTTGCGCAGACCCAGGCCAAGGCCAAGGCGGCGTGGACGCGCGAGCTGGACCGGATCGCGGTCGACGACCCCGACATCGACAATCGCCGCACCTTCTATTCGGCGCTGTGGCGGATGCTGCAATTCCCGCGGCAGTTCCACGAAGTCGATGCGAAGGGCCAGACCGTCCATTACAGCCCGTATGACGGGAAGGTGCACGCCGGGCCGCTGTATACCGACAATGGCTTCTGGGACACGTGGCGCGCGGTGTTCCCGTTCTTCGCGCTGATGTATCCCGAGCGTGACGGCGAGATCATGCAGGGGCTGGTCAACACGTACAAGGAATCCGGCTGGCTCCCCGAATGGGCGAGCCCCGGCCATCGCAGCGTGATGATCGGATCGAACTCGGCCAATCTGATCGCCGACGCGTATCTGAACGGTGTGCGCGGGTTCGACGTGAACACGCTGTACGAAGCGATGGTGAAGAACGCGACGACCTCGCAAGGGCGACCACGCGATGCCAAGGGCAAGGTGGTGTCGGCGGTCGGGCGCGAGGGCGTCGAGCTGTACAACCAGCTCGGCTATGTCCCGTACGATGTCGGCATCAACGAGAATGCGGCGCGCACGCTGGAATATGCCACCGCCGACTTCTCGCTGTCGCGGCTGGCCGCCGCACTCGGCAAGCCCGACGACGCGCGCAAATATGCCGCGCAGGCGCAGAATTACCGCAAGCTGTTCGACGCGCAGAGCGGCTGGATGCGCGGGCGCAACCGCGACGGTTCTTGGTCGACGCCGTTCAGTCCGTACAAATGGGGCGACGCCTTCACCGAGGGCAATTCGATCCATTACAGCTGGTCGGTGATGCAGGACGTGCAGGGGCTGATCGACCTGATGGGCGGGCGCGAGAAGTTCGTCGCGCGGCTGGACTCGGTGTTCTCGACCCCGCCGGTGTTCGACGACAGTTATTACGGGCAGGTGATCCACGAGATCCGCGAGATGCAGATCGTCGACATGGGTCAGTATGCGCATGGCAACCAGCCGATCCAGCACATGATCTACCTCTATGACTGGGCTGGCGCACCGTGGAAGGCGCAATTCCATGCGCGGGAGGTGATGCGCAAACTCTATTCCTCCGCGCCGGACGGCTATCCCGGCGACGAGGACAATGGCCAGACGTCGGCGTGGTACGTCTTCTCCGCGCTGGGCTTCTACCCGGTGACGCCGACGGTCGGGCAATATGCGATCGGCAGCCCGCTGTTCCGCACCGTGCGCGTGACGATGCCGGGCGGCAAGGTGCTGACGATCGACGCCGAGAACAACGGGCGCGACAATGTCTATATCCAGTCGGCGACGTTGAACGGCGTTCCGCACGACAAGCCCTGGCTCTCGCGCGAGGCGTTGCAGGCGGGCGGAAGCCTGCGTTTCGTGATGGGGCCGACGCCGAACAAGGCGTGGGGAGCGCGACCGGCGGACGCGCCGTTCTCGATGGGCAAGCCGAAGTGA
- a CDS encoding GH92 family glycosyl hydrolase, producing the protein MMAAAGVGLAGVGLAGAGLPGAAHAQRPVAGRPDLFVGTGGHGHTFPGATMPFGMVQLSPDTDNTRWDACSGYHRSDGSIMGFSHTHLSGTGIGDMLDVLVVPTRGALQLVPGPLSDPDKGYRQRFSDEQAEPGYYRVRLESGVLAELTATERTGWHRYTFPKGEGHVLVDFAHMILDVWDKGVLLDEASLHLDEDGLLTGSRRVHRWAKGRRIHFAMRLSRTPDRVQFFSDDRPATNGVQGERLKVAFFFDDAGEAPLLIKTGISAVDVAGAKAALAAEAPGWNFDATATAARRVWAKELDAVQVAGGSDAQRTIMASAFYHCSMGPTSFTDRDGRYIGLDRQVHTLPAGEKAFSAYSLWDTYRAFHPLMTLVRPGHAALLTRDLVRQTAESPYGPPSWPLQGVETGTMIGWHAVPVLAEACRKGIKADYAAAWPNIRRRAFDRDFKDQDNSLGRGWYMDLGYVPADKVFESVSRTQEYAYDDWAAAVIAEAAGASADAAALRARSRNWRHVIDASIGFARPRFADRTWWKDYDPIELGHMPKPWWRDYTEANGWQATFLNQHDSYGLIAHMGGDAKFVAKLDALFAAPSTLPKNAPPDISGLVGQYAHGNEPDQHAAYLYAFAGAPWKTQAMVRRLCTEMYKDDPDGVIGNDDCGQTSAWFVLSSLGFYPVDPVSAVYVFGSPLFDAAKLTLGGGRRLRVRAIGNAPDRPYVQSVRWNGRPWTRNWIAHADLVQGGELEFTMGAAPSRFGVDPRDRPPSFGRAAA; encoded by the coding sequence ATGATGGCGGCGGCGGGCGTCGGGCTGGCGGGCGTCGGGCTGGCCGGCGCCGGGCTGCCGGGAGCGGCGCACGCGCAGCGGCCGGTCGCGGGGCGGCCCGACCTGTTCGTCGGCACCGGCGGGCACGGCCACACCTTCCCCGGCGCGACGATGCCGTTCGGCATGGTGCAATTGTCGCCGGATACCGACAACACGCGCTGGGACGCATGCTCGGGCTACCACCGCAGCGACGGCTCGATCATGGGGTTCAGCCACACGCATCTGTCGGGCACCGGGATCGGGGACATGCTCGACGTGCTGGTGGTGCCGACGCGCGGGGCGCTGCAGCTGGTGCCCGGACCGCTGTCCGATCCCGACAAGGGCTATCGTCAGCGCTTCTCCGACGAACAGGCCGAGCCCGGCTATTACCGCGTGCGGCTGGAGTCCGGCGTGCTCGCGGAGCTGACCGCGACCGAGCGGACCGGATGGCATCGCTACACATTCCCGAAGGGCGAGGGGCATGTGCTGGTCGATTTCGCGCACATGATCCTGGACGTGTGGGACAAGGGCGTGCTGCTCGACGAGGCGTCGCTGCATCTCGACGAGGACGGACTGCTGACCGGCAGCCGGCGTGTGCATCGCTGGGCGAAGGGGCGGCGCATTCACTTCGCGATGCGGCTGTCGCGCACGCCCGACCGGGTGCAGTTCTTCAGCGACGACCGCCCGGCCACGAACGGCGTCCAGGGCGAGCGGCTGAAGGTGGCCTTCTTCTTCGACGATGCCGGCGAGGCGCCGCTGCTGATCAAGACCGGCATCTCCGCAGTCGACGTGGCAGGTGCGAAGGCGGCGCTGGCGGCAGAGGCACCCGGCTGGAACTTCGACGCGACCGCCACCGCCGCGCGGCGCGTGTGGGCGAAGGAGCTGGACGCGGTGCAGGTGGCGGGCGGCAGCGATGCGCAGCGCACGATCATGGCCAGCGCCTTCTATCATTGCAGCATGGGGCCGACGTCGTTCACCGACCGCGACGGGCGCTACATCGGCCTCGACCGGCAGGTGCACACGCTGCCCGCGGGCGAGAAGGCGTTCAGCGCCTATTCGTTGTGGGATACGTATCGCGCGTTCCACCCGCTGATGACGCTGGTCAGGCCCGGTCACGCGGCGCTGCTGACGCGCGACCTCGTGCGCCAGACCGCGGAGAGCCCCTATGGTCCGCCGTCCTGGCCGTTGCAGGGCGTCGAGACCGGCACGATGATCGGGTGGCACGCCGTCCCGGTACTCGCCGAGGCGTGCCGCAAGGGGATCAAGGCGGATTACGCTGCGGCGTGGCCGAACATCCGCCGGCGGGCATTCGACCGCGACTTCAAGGACCAGGATAATTCGCTTGGCCGGGGCTGGTACATGGACCTCGGCTACGTCCCGGCCGACAAGGTATTCGAATCGGTCAGCCGCACGCAGGAATATGCCTATGACGATTGGGCGGCGGCGGTGATCGCCGAGGCTGCCGGCGCGTCCGCCGACGCCGCGGCATTGCGTGCGCGCTCTCGCAACTGGCGCCACGTCATCGACGCGTCGATCGGTTTCGCACGGCCGCGCTTCGCCGATCGTACTTGGTGGAAGGATTACGACCCCATCGAGCTGGGCCACATGCCCAAACCGTGGTGGCGCGACTATACCGAGGCGAACGGCTGGCAGGCGACGTTCCTGAATCAGCACGACAGCTACGGCCTGATCGCGCATATGGGCGGTGACGCGAAGTTCGTTGCAAAGCTGGATGCGCTGTTCGCCGCGCCGTCGACGCTGCCGAAGAACGCGCCGCCGGACATCAGCGGGCTGGTCGGCCAATATGCGCACGGGAACGAGCCCGACCAGCACGCCGCCTATCTCTACGCCTTCGCCGGCGCGCCGTGGAAGACGCAGGCGATGGTGCGGCGGCTGTGCACCGAGATGTACAAGGACGATCCCGACGGCGTGATCGGCAACGACGATTGCGGACAGACGAGCGCGTGGTTCGTGCTGTCGTCGCTGGGCTTCTACCCGGTCGATCCGGTCAGCGCCGTCTATGTGTTCGGATCGCCGCTGTTCGACGCCGCGAAACTGACGCTGGGCGGCGGGCGACGGCTGCGCGTGCGCGCGATCGGCAATGCGCCGGACCGGCCCTACGTACAGTCGGTGCGCTGGAACGGGCGGCCGTGGACGCGCAACTGGATCGCGCACGCCGACCTCGTCCAAGGGGGCGAGCTGGAGTTCACGATGGGCGCGGCACCGTCACGTTTCGGGGTCGATCCGCGTGACCGGCCGCCGTCGTTCGGGCGTGCGGCGGCGTAG
- a CDS encoding glycoside hydrolase family 43 protein — MNRWGFATLVAGTAMLATAAVHAANPIVPGWYADPEIRIFAGEYWIYPTYSDDPATPATASRFSARQIEDRKRRMVRPSYAKQTFFDAFSSPDLVHWTKHRRVLDVENIAWASYAIWAPTAIEAGGRYYIFFSANDIQSDKEYGGIGLAVSDTPGGPFRDALGKPLIGAFHNGAQPIDPFVFRDDDGQVYLYYGGWKHCNVVRLSADLKTVGKHADGSTFKEITPPGYVEGSFVIKRKGVYYLMWSEGGWTGPDYRVAYATGTSPVGPFTKRGTIMAQDMKVARGAGHHSVVNVPGTDEWYIVYHRRPLGDDKGEHRQVAIERMRFAADGSIEPVTLTDTGVTTPRPLR; from the coding sequence GTGAACAGATGGGGCTTTGCGACCTTGGTCGCCGGTACGGCCATGCTCGCGACCGCCGCGGTGCACGCCGCCAACCCGATCGTGCCCGGCTGGTACGCCGACCCGGAGATCCGCATCTTCGCGGGTGAATACTGGATCTACCCGACCTATTCCGACGATCCCGCCACCCCCGCGACGGCGTCGCGCTTCTCGGCGCGGCAGATCGAGGATCGCAAGCGGCGGATGGTGCGGCCATCCTATGCCAAGCAGACCTTCTTCGACGCTTTCTCCTCGCCCGACCTGGTGCACTGGACGAAACATCGCCGCGTGCTGGATGTCGAGAACATCGCCTGGGCGTCCTATGCGATCTGGGCCCCGACGGCGATCGAGGCGGGCGGGCGCTACTACATCTTCTTCAGCGCCAACGACATCCAGAGCGACAAGGAATATGGCGGCATCGGGCTGGCGGTGAGCGACACGCCCGGCGGCCCGTTCAGGGATGCGCTGGGCAAGCCGTTGATCGGCGCCTTCCACAACGGCGCGCAGCCAATCGACCCGTTCGTGTTCCGCGACGACGACGGACAGGTGTATCTCTATTACGGCGGCTGGAAGCATTGTAACGTCGTGCGGCTGTCGGCGGACCTGAAGACGGTCGGCAAGCACGCCGACGGTTCGACGTTCAAGGAGATCACGCCGCCCGGCTATGTCGAGGGATCGTTCGTCATCAAGCGGAAGGGCGTCTATTACCTGATGTGGTCGGAAGGCGGATGGACCGGCCCCGACTATCGCGTCGCCTATGCCACGGGCACGTCCCCGGTCGGGCCGTTCACGAAACGCGGCACGATCATGGCGCAGGACATGAAGGTCGCGCGCGGGGCAGGGCACCATTCCGTGGTCAACGTGCCGGGCACCGACGAATGGTACATCGTCTATCACCGCCGCCCGCTGGGCGACGACAAGGGCGAACATCGGCAGGTCGCGATCGAGCGGATGCGTTTCGCCGCCGATGGATCGATCGAGCCGGTTACGCTGACCGACACCGGCGTCACCACGCCCCGCCCGCTACGCTGA
- a CDS encoding ROK family transcriptional regulator, with protein MTRDRPRLSGTNLERAADHNQRVTLHAIRVGSALTRVELAHITGLTAPAIANITKRLLQDGLIEEAGQRRGGRGQPPTRLVVRRDACYAIGINVDRDHVTLVLVDFAGQTLSRKSEEIDFALPGDVQAFYRRSVRAMLKSAEVEASQLVGVGVAVPDDLGSVELPGRPAAYAEWESADFAALFAQPFALPVFVENDAAAAASGEMQLGLGQRYGNFFYILLSSGLGGGFVSDGVYARGAHGRSGELGFMLAPDENGQREQVQRLVSLSGLAEHLGGDGLKLDAVLRRGELAPEARASVERWIERAARRLCTPLDAINCLIDPAVVLIGGRLPSGLLELLASRANALIGAATNAPSVARVERAALSEDAPAVGAAILPFSHFLLPKPGALWKAPAAADGAVRVGA; from the coding sequence ATGACCCGCGACCGGCCGCGCCTGTCCGGCACCAACCTGGAGCGTGCCGCCGATCATAACCAGCGCGTGACGCTGCATGCGATCCGCGTCGGCAGCGCGCTGACGCGGGTCGAACTGGCGCATATCACCGGGCTGACCGCGCCGGCGATCGCCAACATCACCAAGCGCCTGTTGCAGGATGGCCTGATCGAGGAGGCCGGGCAGCGGCGTGGCGGGCGCGGGCAGCCACCGACGCGGCTCGTCGTGCGGCGCGACGCCTGTTACGCGATCGGGATCAACGTCGACCGTGACCACGTGACGCTGGTGCTGGTCGATTTCGCGGGGCAGACGCTGTCGCGCAAGTCGGAGGAGATCGACTTCGCGCTGCCCGGCGACGTGCAGGCCTTCTACCGCCGCTCGGTGCGCGCGATGTTGAAGAGCGCCGAGGTCGAGGCCTCACAGCTTGTCGGTGTGGGGGTGGCGGTGCCAGACGACCTGGGATCGGTCGAATTGCCGGGGCGACCGGCCGCCTATGCGGAATGGGAAAGTGCCGATTTCGCCGCGCTCTTCGCGCAGCCGTTTGCGTTGCCGGTATTCGTCGAGAATGACGCAGCGGCGGCCGCATCGGGCGAGATGCAGCTGGGGCTGGGGCAGCGTTACGGCAATTTCTTCTACATCCTGCTGTCGTCGGGCCTGGGGGGCGGGTTCGTCAGCGACGGCGTGTACGCGCGCGGCGCGCACGGGCGCAGCGGCGAACTGGGCTTCATGCTGGCGCCGGACGAGAACGGGCAGCGCGAGCAAGTGCAGCGACTGGTATCGCTGTCGGGACTTGCGGAGCATCTGGGCGGCGACGGATTGAAGCTGGATGCGGTGCTGCGGCGTGGCGAGCTGGCGCCTGAAGCGCGTGCGAGCGTCGAGCGGTGGATCGAGCGCGCGGCACGGCGGCTGTGTACCCCGCTGGATGCGATCAATTGCCTGATCGATCCGGCAGTGGTGTTGATCGGCGGGCGCTTGCCAAGCGGGTTGCTGGAGTTGCTGGCGTCGCGCGCCAACGCGCTGATCGGCGCTGCGACCAACGCGCCGAGCGTGGCCCGCGTCGAGCGCGCCGCGCTTTCCGAGGATGCGCCGGCAGTGGGGGCCGCGATCCTGCCGTTCAGCCACTTCCTGCTGCCCAAGCCCGGCGCGCTGTGGAAGGCGCCGGCGGCGGCCGACGGAGCGGTGCGGGTGGGCGCCTGA
- a CDS encoding TonB-dependent receptor, which yields MSVRHRRAAPCARRFMPLLLATAGLSIAVAAQAQETSPATAPAVAPDAATPQSTVPESNVGTAQDAGVAPAGDAAAGDIVVTGYRRSIEESLSRKREANAFVDVITAEDIGKFPDKNVADSLQRVPGIIIDRDGGEGSRVSIRGLQSDLTLTQLNGNFIASADDNEPSRSFNYLLLPSNMIGSVDVFKSPEARLDEGGVGGTIILHTRRPLDLKSLSGFVSVEGTYADVTDKVQPQIGGQLSWKNPDETLGFLVGATYQERTVRDHRAAASSWNWWTYDRNKKPAVDVNGNTFENDDAVSYWPENTGATTQSNQVFDGYWAPQQVSQTITEQNRKRLGIQATAQMKPFDDFTVTANYFRFQVDDDFVSNGIQIPEWGYGNFFSGATLDKSGTIFQSAQFQVPPDGTGCRVQVGNQPPCTMETPQIYGTYSREKSVSNTFDVEGAFKRDRFEAVFKLGKTRATGGPSARFSVAAKPRVVNGIVGINGNQFSAWNFTDQSANFEFSPDLQDNINNGLTQIDLGSTNSSFNRSSIAQRYAQLDLTRRFDTFLDSLQVGAKWRDGQVNRSTGRNEWYADPATQLRYQDTPGAATTRPGFFFDKPLGNIAGGFTGNAFPAINFGNYLSYLNDSYGEAVRVDETGFVYGIGERIWAGYAQANFKAERFRGNLGLRYVNTQQTGVTSDRLQLLNDYCVNAPGGPFVTPPAGPDGNCNTLPLAQRETIVNTRLDQTRTYSDWLPSVNASFDVTDNLLLRGAVARVIARPAFTNLGSQRNLTYRSAEYAFDRRQFGEREGWSGSGGNGALNPFKAWQYDIGLEWYFKRGSVLGATAFRKDVSDFIVPLVLDVTQVVNGSPQLIQPYSTVANGSNARSQGVELYAQHTLPFGLGAQVNFTYNDTSVAQITLEGQNVGSSPLVGSAKTQINGSLFYENDRMLLRASYNRRGEVVRGLQSGLNVYDDPYEQIDLNASYNLFENFVLSASVINLTKSEQRQHLGNDTDARFISNVYSGRRAYVGVSYKF from the coding sequence ATGTCCGTTCGTCATCGTCGGGCCGCGCCGTGCGCGCGCCGCTTCATGCCGTTGTTGCTCGCCACCGCCGGGCTGAGCATCGCAGTGGCTGCGCAGGCACAGGAGACCTCGCCCGCGACCGCGCCGGCCGTTGCGCCGGATGCCGCCACACCGCAGAGCACGGTGCCCGAGAGCAACGTCGGCACCGCGCAGGACGCGGGCGTCGCGCCGGCCGGCGATGCGGCGGCGGGCGACATCGTCGTCACCGGATACCGCCGCTCGATCGAGGAAAGCCTGAGCCGCAAGCGCGAGGCCAACGCCTTCGTCGACGTCATCACCGCCGAGGATATCGGCAAATTCCCCGACAAGAACGTCGCGGACTCGTTGCAGCGCGTGCCGGGCATCATCATCGACCGCGACGGCGGCGAAGGATCGCGCGTCAGCATCCGTGGCCTGCAGTCGGACCTGACGCTGACGCAGCTTAACGGCAATTTCATCGCGTCGGCGGACGACAACGAGCCGTCGCGGTCGTTCAACTACCTGTTGCTGCCGTCGAACATGATCGGCAGCGTCGACGTGTTCAAATCGCCCGAGGCGCGGCTGGACGAAGGCGGCGTCGGTGGCACGATCATCCTGCACACGCGTCGTCCGCTCGACCTGAAATCGCTGAGCGGTTTCGTGTCGGTCGAGGGCACCTATGCCGATGTGACCGACAAGGTGCAGCCGCAGATCGGCGGGCAGCTGTCGTGGAAGAACCCGGACGAGACGCTCGGCTTCCTGGTCGGCGCGACCTATCAGGAGCGCACGGTGCGCGATCACCGCGCGGCGGCGTCGAGCTGGAACTGGTGGACGTACGACCGGAACAAGAAGCCCGCGGTCGATGTGAACGGCAATACGTTCGAGAACGACGATGCGGTTTCCTACTGGCCGGAGAACACGGGTGCGACGACCCAGTCGAACCAGGTCTTCGACGGCTATTGGGCGCCGCAGCAGGTCAGCCAGACGATCACCGAGCAGAACCGCAAGCGGCTCGGCATCCAGGCGACCGCGCAGATGAAGCCGTTCGACGATTTCACCGTTACCGCGAACTACTTCCGCTTCCAGGTCGACGACGATTTCGTCAGCAACGGCATCCAGATCCCGGAATGGGGGTATGGCAATTTCTTCTCGGGCGCGACGCTCGACAAGAGTGGTACGATCTTCCAGTCGGCGCAGTTCCAGGTGCCGCCCGACGGCACCGGCTGTCGCGTGCAGGTCGGCAACCAGCCGCCGTGCACGATGGAGACGCCGCAGATCTACGGCACCTACAGCCGCGAGAAGTCGGTCTCGAACACGTTCGACGTCGAGGGTGCGTTCAAGCGCGACCGGTTCGAGGCGGTGTTCAAGCTGGGCAAGACCCGCGCGACCGGCGGCCCCTCGGCGCGGTTCAGCGTGGCGGCCAAGCCGCGCGTCGTGAACGGCATCGTCGGGATCAACGGCAACCAGTTCAGCGCCTGGAACTTCACCGATCAGTCGGCGAACTTCGAATTCTCGCCCGACCTTCAGGACAATATCAACAATGGCCTGACGCAGATCGACCTGGGTTCGACGAATTCGTCGTTCAACCGCAGCTCGATCGCGCAACGCTATGCGCAACTGGACCTGACGCGGCGCTTCGACACGTTCCTCGATTCGCTGCAGGTCGGTGCGAAGTGGCGGGACGGACAGGTGAACCGCTCGACCGGGCGCAACGAATGGTATGCCGATCCGGCCACGCAGCTGCGTTATCAGGATACGCCGGGCGCCGCGACGACGCGGCCGGGCTTCTTCTTCGACAAGCCATTGGGCAACATCGCCGGCGGCTTCACCGGCAATGCGTTTCCGGCGATCAATTTCGGCAATTACCTGAGCTATCTGAACGACAGCTATGGCGAGGCGGTACGCGTCGACGAGACCGGCTTCGTCTATGGCATCGGCGAGCGGATCTGGGCGGGCTACGCACAGGCGAACTTCAAGGCGGAGCGGTTCCGCGGCAATCTGGGCCTGCGCTACGTCAACACGCAGCAGACCGGCGTCACGTCGGACCGGTTGCAGCTGCTCAACGATTATTGCGTCAACGCACCGGGCGGCCCGTTCGTGACGCCGCCCGCCGGCCCGGACGGCAATTGCAACACGCTGCCGCTGGCGCAGCGCGAGACGATCGTGAACACGCGGCTGGACCAAACGCGCACCTACAGCGACTGGTTGCCGAGCGTGAACGCGTCGTTCGACGTCACCGATAACCTGCTGCTGCGCGGCGCGGTGGCGCGGGTGATCGCGCGCCCGGCGTTCACCAACCTCGGCTCGCAGCGCAACCTGACCTATCGCTCGGCGGAATATGCGTTCGACCGCCGCCAGTTCGGCGAGCGCGAAGGCTGGTCCGGGTCGGGCGGCAACGGCGCGCTGAACCCGTTCAAGGCGTGGCAGTACGACATCGGGCTGGAATGGTATTTCAAGCGCGGGTCGGTGCTGGGTGCGACGGCGTTCCGCAAGGACGTGTCGGACTTCATCGTGCCGCTGGTGCTGGACGTCACGCAGGTGGTCAACGGTTCGCCGCAGCTGATCCAGCCGTACAGCACCGTCGCCAACGGATCGAACGCGCGGTCGCAGGGCGTCGAGCTGTACGCGCAGCACACGCTGCCGTTCGGGCTCGGTGCGCAGGTGAACTTCACCTACAACGACACGTCGGTGGCGCAGATCACGCTGGAGGGACAGAACGTCGGCAGCTCGCCGCTGGTCGGCAGCGCCAAGACGCAGATCAACGGATCCTTGTTCTACGAGAACGACCGCATGTTGCTGCGCGCGTCGTACAATCGCCGCGGCGAAGTGGTGCGCGGGCTGCAATCGGGGCTGAACGTCTATGACGATCCCTATGAGCAGATCGACCTGAACGCATCGTACAATCTGTTCGAGAATTTCGTGCTGAGCGCCTCGGTCATCAACCTGACCAAGTCCGAACAGCGCCAGCATCTGGGCAACGACACCGACGCGCGGTTCATCTCGAACGTGTATTCCGGTCGTCGCGCCTATGTCGGCGTGTCATACAAGTTCTGA